In Mammaliicoccus sp. Marseille-Q6498, the genomic stretch GCATTTAAAAAGTTATCTACAACATTTAATAACGCTTGGGATAACAAAGAACATAATATGACGGCACAATATGATGATTTTAAAGATGAATCATTATGGAAGAAAGTATTATATAGAATTCAAGAAAAAACTGGAATATCCAGCTTTTAATTAAATAAAAAGCACACCCAACTCAAATTATCATTTTGCGTTGGGTGTGTTTTTTTATTATCGATTGATTTTAAGAATATTACGAAACATAATATCAGCCATTTTTTCAGGTGTTTCTTCGCATCCGTTACGTAACCAACTATATATCGTTGCGATTTGACCGCCTAAAGTGTAATCAAGAAAGTAATTAACGTCTTGTATTGTGCCAATTTTCATGACTAGTTTTTCGAATCTCATTTTGATTAATTTAATAAAAGTAACAATCAGTTCTCTTTCTGGATGCACCACTAAAACACTTGTGAAAAATCGTTGGTGCCTCGATATATAATAGAATAAGTTTGTATAATATTGTTTAACGTATTTGCGACTATTAGATGTGTCATTCATTATGGAGTGTTCGATCGCGTCCATTAAGTTTTCATAATTCATCATATGGTATTGCTTTATTGCTTCATATGTATCGTATTTATCTTTAAAGTGTGCGTAAAATGTTGAACGGTTAATGCCACATTCAGCACATAACATTTTTATTGTGATTTCATCAAAGTGGTAATGTTCTAATAAGTAAACCATATTACTAATGATGAGTTGTCGCGCTTGCTTTTTCATAGTTCACCTCATGTAATTGCGTATATTGTATTTTACCAAAAGGCGATAAGTATTTACATTAATATACATTGTAATTTACAAAATAATATATGAATTTATCTGATTTTTTCGTTAATTTAGCCCGACAAAGTTCTTTATTTTGTTGGTTTAAAACATGTCTGTGGCGGATTATAATAGATAAATCATTGAAATTTGGAGGATATAGAGTAATGAAAAAAATCGTGCTAGTAAATGTTATCACGATAGTGATTCTAGTGGCTATTGGCCTAGTTGGATTCCACTATTATAGTGAAGCAACAGATTATGTAAAAACAGAAAATGCTAAAGTTGACGGTGAGCAAATTAAAATTGCAAGCCCAGTATCAGGTAAGTTAAACAGTTTCGACGCTGAAGAAGGAAAATCATTTGGAAAAGATGACAAAATCGGCGATGTAACTGGTAAAGGTGAAAATGGAGATAGCCAAAATATGGATATCGAAGCACCTCAAAAAAGTACAATCGTAAAAACATCTGCATCAAAAGGTGACTTCGTACAAGCTGGATCACCAATTGCTTATGCATATAACTTTGATGATTTATATGTAACTGCAAACGTTGATGACGAAGATGTAGAAGATGTAGAAAAAGGACAGGCTGTTGACGTAGATATCGATGGTCAAGAAGCTAGTGTTAAAGGTAAAGTGTCTCAAGTTGGATTAGCAACTGCATCAAGTTTCTCATTGATGCCTTCATCAAATAGTAATGGAAACTATACAAAGGTGACACAAGTTGTTCCAGTGAAAATCACATTTGATTCTAAGCCATCAACAAATGTTGTTCCAGGAATGAATGTTGAAGTTCGAATCCACAAGAATTAAGGAGGGTGCATTATGACATCAACCTTTACGGTGGCTTATATAATAATTGCAATCTTACTTTGGGTTGGAATTAACACATTAGTATTAAAAAGTAAAAAAAATAAAACGACTTCTGAATCTGCTACTGATGATAATAGTCAAAAAGACACTCATCTGAAATCTAAAGATGATGACAGTCTTAAGACTAGTCAAGAAACTAAGCAAGAGAAAACAGAAGAAATTAAAGAAGAATCTAAATCAGAAACGACACCAACAACTCGAAATAAAGAAGTTGATTCTGAAGAAACAGATTCTCATGAAGAACATCATCACGAACATACTGAATTATCAGATCGTGGTGCA encodes the following:
- a CDS encoding TetR/AcrR family transcriptional regulator, coding for MKKQARQLIISNMVYLLEHYHFDEITIKMLCAECGINRSTFYAHFKDKYDTYEAIKQYHMMNYENLMDAIEHSIMNDTSNSRKYVKQYYTNLFYYISRHQRFFTSVLVVHPERELIVTFIKLIKMRFEKLVMKIGTIQDVNYFLDYTLGGQIATIYSWLRNGCEETPEKMADIMFRNILKINR
- a CDS encoding HlyD family efflux transporter periplasmic adaptor subunit — its product is MKKIVLVNVITIVILVAIGLVGFHYYSEATDYVKTENAKVDGEQIKIASPVSGKLNSFDAEEGKSFGKDDKIGDVTGKGENGDSQNMDIEAPQKSTIVKTSASKGDFVQAGSPIAYAYNFDDLYVTANVDDEDVEDVEKGQAVDVDIDGQEASVKGKVSQVGLATASSFSLMPSSNSNGNYTKVTQVVPVKITFDSKPSTNVVPGMNVEVRIHKN